GCCGGGTTCTTCTGCCGCACCATCACGGTGATTACCAGGTTGTCTTTGTCGCTGGCCACCGCTGAAATCACGCCCCGCGCGCGATCGAGGCCGGCGGCGTCGAGCACGCTCTCTTCCGTGGCGTCGCCGATCACATACAGGATCTCCTTATAGCGGCCGCTCTCGTGCTCCTTGAAGCGCGCGATGTTATCCTCATGGCTCTCGATCACGATGAATGGCGTGCTCGTCTTGTGCAGCTCCTCCACCGCGTAGCGCCCGGTATCGCCCAGGCCGCAAACGATGAAATGGTCTTTCAGCTCCTGGATGCGCTTCTGCATGGTACGTCTCCAGAACAGGTTGCTGATTTCTCCCTCGACCAGGAACGCGGTGACGACGGAAAACACGTACAGCGTGATCGTCACCCCCACCGTCACCACGAACATGTTGAAGATGCGCAGCTGAGGGTTGTTGCTGGTGTCGATGATCTCGCCGTAGCCCACGCCCGCCAGCGTGATCACCGCCATGTAGAGCGATTGCAGGAAGGTGACCGAGGGCCCGCCCAGCACCCGGTAGCCGGTGACGGCGACGGCGGTGATCGCGCTCAGGGCCAGGATGGCGTAGAGAAGCCGTCGGCGGATGTTCATCGGTGGTTCCGAAACCCCCGCCGCCGCGCCTGCGTCCGCGAAGCTCAGATTGACGATGCGGGGCTGAAAACGTGCGCGATTT
The sequence above is drawn from the Terriglobales bacterium genome and encodes:
- a CDS encoding potassium channel protein, with protein sequence MNIRRRLLYAILALSAITAVAVTGYRVLGGPSVTFLQSLYMAVITLAGVGYGEIIDTSNNPQLRIFNMFVVTVGVTITLYVFSVVTAFLVEGEISNLFWRRTMQKRIQELKDHFIVCGLGDTGRYAVEELHKTSTPFIVIESHEDNIARFKEHESGRYKEILYVIGDATEESVLDAAGLDRARGVISAVASDKDNLVITVMVRQKNPAVRIVARCADVKFADRMLRAGANTAVSPNAIGGLRLASEALRPHVTSFLDLMLREKSRTLRIDEIVIPGDSKWAGKNLEELKFRANFHLMPLAVKTTVGEHRHDFMVNPPDTLALQAGTVLIVMGDVEEIGRAREAARQAQHTQVAANS